The Nitrospirota bacterium region AGTGAAACATTTCATATTGACTGCTTCCGTTTTTTACTGATATAGTGCAACATATGAATAAAAAAATCTCAAAAGAAAAAAGGCTAAGGTTCAAGGCTTATGCTATAGATGACAACACAGCTTATTTGAACAAATTGAACATGATTGAACACTCTGACGATAAAAATGAAGATAATTCAAGCACTTAGGGAATTGAAATTGAACCTATAAAAAAGGGAGATGGCAACGATTATCATTTCATCAAGATTTTTAAATGAGGCAACGAATCAGTTTCACAAGATTTTTGATGAGGCTTCTTTATCTTGACAGAAATGTGGCAGAGGCTTACTATTATATATACAGAAAAAGGGGGTCTAAATGAAAAAGGTCATTTTCTTGTCAATAATCCTGTTTTTGTTTTTTTTGTTTATCTCTCCTGAATTCTCATCAGGAGGAGAGCCTCCAAATGAGCCAATCCTTCGTATAGAGACAGAGGTTCACACCGCAGTAATAAACAGAATCGGCATAGATGCCGAAAACCGCTATATCGTGACAGGCTCCGATGACAAGACAATACGGGTATGGGACCTATCGGATGGAAGACTTATAAGGATAATAAGACCTCCTATAGGTGACGGGGATGAAGGAAAGATATATGCGATTGCTCTTTCTCCTGATGGCAATACAATAGCAGGAGCCGGATGGACAAAGGCATCAGAGGGTTTCCATAACATCTATCTCTTTGACCTCAAAACAGGTAGTCTCATTAAAAGACTAACAGGGTTTCCAAATGTCATTGACCAGCTTAGCTATTCAAAAGATGGAAGGTTCCTCGTTGTAGGTCTCGGAAGAGACAATGGCATCCGCATCTATAAGACATCCGATTACAGTTTAGTGGCAGAGGATAAAGATTATGGCTTTGACATATATGGCACTGATTTTGACAAGTATGGAAGGCTCGTAACAAGCTCATACGATGGATATATCAGGCTTTATGACAGCTCATTTAAATTGATTGCAAAAAAGAAAGCAAGAAGCGGAAGTCGACCTTTTCAGGTCAGCTTTTCTCCTCAAGGCAAGATAGCAGTTGGACTTGAAGATGTAGTGGCAGTAGATATACTTTCAGGCAAAGACCTCGAATATCTTTATTCGCCTGATACAACTGGTATTGACGGAAGTTTAGGCAGGGCTTCGTGGTCATCGGATGGCAGAAGCCTGTATGCAGGTGGAAAGTTTCAAAAGAAATTCGATGGTATCTGGCAATTCGCTATTCGCAGGTGGTCAGCAGAGGGCAGGGGGCAATATATAGATTTTCCTGTCTCTGCCAACACCCTCATGCACATCATCCCGCTTAAAGACGGCGGAATTGCTTTCGGTGCATATGACCCTGCATTTGGTGTTATAAATGAAATGAATGAGAGGGTTCTCTTCATCAGTCCATCTATCGCTGATTACAGGGGACTACTTGAAAACCTGCTTGTCTCTTATGAAGGAGAAACCATTCAGTTTGGCTATGAGACATGGGGAGCATCGCCTGCAAGGTTCTCTGTAGTAAACCGTATCCTCGAATCCGAGCCACTGAGCCCTGAGCCCGGACTCAAGCCACCTCTGATTACAGGGATAGATATTACGGACTGGGAAGACACTTATGAGCCAAAGCTTAACCGTGTAGTCCTCAAACTCGATGAGTATGAAAAGTGTAGAAGCCTTGCTATCTCGCCTGACAAAAACTCTTTTCTCCTTGGAGCCGAATGGTCTCTCAGGGCTTATGACAAAAATGGAAATGAGAAGTGGAATATCTCTACACCCTCTGTTGCATGGGCAGTGAATATCTCAGGGAATGGGAAGGTGGCAGTAGCTGCATTTGGGGATGGGACAATCAGGTGGTTCAGGATGAGCGATGGGAAAGAGCTGTTGACGCTTTTTCCTCATAAGGACAAAAGGAAATGGGTAGCCTCTGCTGGCTCAGAGGAGCTGATTGGCTGGCATATAAATAACGGAAAAGACCAATCAGCCGATTTTTTTCCTGCATCTCGGTTCAGGTCGACATATTACAGGGCAGATATAATAGAGAAGGTTCTAAAGACAGTTGACGAGGATGAGGCAATACTTCTTGCAGACAAGGAATCCGGAAGGGGAAAACAGG contains the following coding sequences:
- a CDS encoding caspase family protein, encoding MKKVIFLSIILFLFFLFISPEFSSGGEPPNEPILRIETEVHTAVINRIGIDAENRYIVTGSDDKTIRVWDLSDGRLIRIIRPPIGDGDEGKIYAIALSPDGNTIAGAGWTKASEGFHNIYLFDLKTGSLIKRLTGFPNVIDQLSYSKDGRFLVVGLGRDNGIRIYKTSDYSLVAEDKDYGFDIYGTDFDKYGRLVTSSYDGYIRLYDSSFKLIAKKKARSGSRPFQVSFSPQGKIAVGLEDVVAVDILSGKDLEYLYSPDTTGIDGSLGRASWSSDGRSLYAGGKFQKKFDGIWQFAIRRWSAEGRGQYIDFPVSANTLMHIIPLKDGGIAFGAYDPAFGVINEMNERVLFISPSIADYRGLLENLLVSYEGETIQFGYETWGASPARFSVVNRILESEPLSPEPGLKPPLITGIDITDWEDTYEPKLNRVVLKLDEYEKCRSLAISPDKNSFLLGAEWSLRAYDKNGNEKWNISTPSVAWAVNISGNGKVAVAAFGDGTIRWFRMSDGKELLTLFPHKDKRKWVASAGSEELIGWHINNGKDQSADFFPASRFRSTYYRADIIEKVLKTVDEDEAILLADKESGRGKQETSIQKILPPIVAIVSPSDSSEVSSTQITVRFTIRTPSGEPITGIKALVDGRPVSAQRGVSIKPKGDDIREIEVTIPERDSVVSIIAENIYSASEPATITLKWRGKKEEKFVIKPKLYALAIGVSKYEDKDLALNFPAKDAVDFANAVTKQKGELYREVVVKVLTDEKATKDNILDGLEWLEQEVTSKDVAMLFIAGHGVNDPTGNYYFLPVDADSDKLKRTGVVFSEIKTTIASLAGKTIMFVDTCYSGNVMGTRKTDSNNNKATDHNRLSCGSKEVKGCFLYIGQEG